The following coding sequences lie in one Eschrichtius robustus isolate mEscRob2 chromosome 17, mEscRob2.pri, whole genome shotgun sequence genomic window:
- the FBXO43 gene encoding F-box only protein 43 — protein sequence MSERHSGQAGTGAGNEVDSPIVNVKSSSFGDFCSTSSFQDSGYSELLKSCSFDNTDKESFGKKERGSTLIHEHPETSSLALTHSLESPTQRKRFVFPRKEKDKTPDLCETPKVSGKKFLLRRRLDVSFSLLKGDFESQNSSLESSTSQVPNLEKNIPSSALGFPRQNNFSSLVTSTLKTEEATSSSQKLRLNFSQQKTSTVDDSKDNCSLFEVECISPIQGSSFKDSITHDFSDSSLCINDENTYPELLGSSVSGTTCGTDEDIFVTPISNLVANVKFNASQRLSPLGEVRRNISTPEDSGFNSLCLDKSEDSLADQEGSFQELLQKHKGTLKVRDTVKRSRRLGRLRRLSTLREQGSQSETEEEKQPNLSGSESTPVATSDISESQPSSDNKSGDLSLSFKNLSKTPALQLVHELFMKSKRKRFQQSGARELLEERDGGKIAVLQRVLAGLIGKKMGIEKLDILTELKYRNLKHVLAMVLDSLAAESLCSVWKVSRNWREIIIQDKKANQRRKFHITQLKTDSEGAVLNVDDAATRLHLLNRSALRSVQAQARTPGFQKEQVSTFSPWGEVVTPIASSSVTHLSSKQEEYVKVAKTLFIDEALKPCPRCQSPAKYQPYKKRGLCSSTACGFDFCVLCLCDYHGSEECSRGAAKPRNRKDALPGSAQSKRNLKRL from the exons ATGTCAGAAAGGCATTCAGGTCAAGCTGGCACTGGAGCAGGAAATGAGGTGGACTCTCCTATTGTCAATGTCAAGTCGTCCAGCTTTGGAGACTTTTGTTCCACGTCTTCATTTCAAGATAGTGGCTACAGTGAGCTGTTAAAATCGTGCAGCTTTGATAATACAGATAAAGAAtcatttggaaagaaagaaagaggctcaaCATTAATCCATGAACATCCTGAAACTTCAAGTCTGGCCTTAACACATAGTTTAGAGTCTCCCACTCAAAGAAAGAGATTTGTCTTCCCCAGGAAGGAAAAGGATAAAACCCCAGACCTTTGTGAAACTCCTAAAGtcagtggaaaaaaatttttactgcGTAGAAGATTGGACGTATCTTTCTCTCTTCTAAAGGGGGACTTTGAATCACAAAATAGTTCTCTTGAAAGTAGTACAAGCCAAGTtcccaatttagaaaaaaatattccaagcAGTGCTTTAGGTTTCCCAAGGCAAAATAATTTTAGTTCTTTAGTTACTAGCACTTTGAAAACAGAAGAAGCGACTTCCAGCAGTCAAAAATTGAGACTTAATTTTTCTCAACAGAAGACGTCCACAGTTGATGATTCCAAAGATAACTGTAGCCTATTTGAAGTTGAATGTATATCTCCAATTCAAGGCAGTAGTTTTAAAGACTCTATCACACATGACTTTAGCGACAGCAGTCTATGTATTAATGATGAGAATACATATCCTGAACTTCTGGGCTCTTCGGTCAGTGGAACAACTTGTGGAACAGATGAGGACATATTTGTGACTCCAATAAGTAATCTTGTAGCAAATGTTAAATTTAATGCAagtcaaaggctttctcctttAGGTGAAGTGAGACGCAATATTTCAACACCTGAAGACAGTGGTTTTAACTCACTTTGCTTGGATAAATCAGAAGATTCCCTCGCTGACCAAGAGGGCTCTTTCCAAGAACTGCTTCAGAAACATAAGGGAACTCTCAAAGTCAGGGACACGGTAAAAAGATCAAGGCGTCTTGGAAGATTAagaagattgtccacccttaggGAGCAAGGCTCACAATCCGagacagaagaagaaaagcagcCCAACCTCTCTGGCTCTGAATCAACACCAGTGGCCACTTCAGACATCTCAGAGAGTCAGCCAAGCAGTGACAATAAGAGTGGGGATTTGAGTTTAAGCTTTAAGAATTTATCAAAGACCCCAGCCTTGCAGTTAGTGCATGAGCTCTTTatgaaaagcaaaaggaaaagattCCAGCAAAGCGGTGCACGTGAATTGTTAGAAGAAAGGGACGGGGGGAAAATAGCTGTACTACAGCGTGTACTTGCCGGACTGATTGGCAAGAAAATGGGTATAGAAAAACTGGACATCTTAAcagaattaaaatacagaaatttaaaGCATGTTCTTGCTATGGTTTTAGATTCCTTGGCTGCAGAAAGCCTATGCag tgtttggAAAGTGAGCAGAAATTGGCGTGAAATTATTATTCAAGATAAAAAAGCAAATCAGAGGAGGAAATTTCATATCACACAATTGAAAACAGATTCTGAG GGGGCTGTATTAAATGTTGATGATGCTGCCACTCGGCTCCATCTTTTAAATCGATCAGCTTTAAGATCTGTGCAAGCACAGGCTAGGACACCAGGTTTTCAGAAAGAACAAGTTTCAACATTTTCTCCTTGGGGAGAAGTTGTGACACCTATAGCGAGTTCTTCTGTTACTCACTTAAGTAGTAAACAGGAAGAATATGTTAAG GTTGCCAAAACACTTTTTATTGATGAAGCGTTAAAACCTTGCCCAAGGTGCCAATCCCCTGCTAAGTACCAGCCTTATAAGAAAAGGGGACTATGTAGCAGCACAGCCTGTGGTTTTGACTTTTGTGTGTTATGTTTGTGTGATTATCATGGGTCTGAAGAATGTAGCAGAGGAGCAGCAAAGCCAAGGAATAGAAAAGATGCTCTTCCAGGAAGTGCCCAGAGTAAGCGGAATTTAAAACGCCTCTAA